In bacterium, the genomic stretch GGGTGAGTACGTCAACGGCGCCATCGCGCCGTTCGTGGCCGGGCAGTTGGCGCTCGGCGCGTTCGAGTTCGGCGAAGAGGCCTATGGCGCGGACATCCTGTTCCGCATGGGCCGGAAGATGAGCCGCGAGGGCAAGGTGGCGTTCCTGTACAGCTACGCCGGGCAGGACATCGGCGGCGGGCCGCGCTGCTGGTGTGGGGCCGAGTTGATGAACGCGCTGGCCGTCGGCCTGGCCGGCGTGCGGGACCAGGGCGCACTGTTCCGGCACGTCGTCCTATCGCCGCGCTGGGTCGCCGCCGGGGAGCCGCAGGCCCATGTCCGGCTGGAGTACGCCGTGTCGGGAGCGTACGTGGAATACCACTTCGCCCATGACGAGGCGCAGCGGCGCCTGACCTTCACGCTGCTATCGGGCCACGACCGCGCCGACCTGCGGCTGCTGCTCCCCCCCGGCACGGACGCGAGCCGCGTCACGCTCAACGGCGCGCCGGTTGAGGCCGGCAGCGAGTTGGTGGCCGAGAGCCGTTACGTGACGTTGGCTGACCTGCCGGCCGGCGCGGTGGTGGAGGTGACATACGCCGAGGCGTGAGGAGGGCGGCCCGGCGGAGTGTCCTCCGCGGCGGCGCCTCGCACTATGAGGCCGCAGGACAGCGGCGCCAGTCACGGGCTGCGCGCCAGCTCGGACGACAGGGCTGTCAGGCGGCGTCGCAGTGCGGCCACGCGCCGGGCGAGCGTGCGCGCGGCGAAGGCCTCGGTCTGCGGGCCGCCGCCCCTCAAGTCGCGTTCGGCGCGCTCCAGGTCGCGGGCCGCATAGGTGCAGCGCAGGAAGGCCTTCGCGACCGGCGCAGTCATCGGCGGAGGCGTGCGCAGAGCCAGCAGCGGCGCCACGTCTGCGGGCAGGGGTACGCCGTGGCGGTCACAGGCCTCGCGGATTCGCAGCGGCTGCTCCGGCCAGATGATCTTGGGCACCGGGCTTCACTCCTCGACGGCAGGGCTGTAGCGCGTGCCGAGGAATACGTTACGAGCGAGACCCCAGTCCAGGTTGTCCAGGACGGCCCTCTCCGCCCTTAGCAGCGGCTGCTTGCGGTGGCTGTGGGCGCTGCAGGTCGGCACGCACAGGGCCATGCACGAGCCGAGCGCCGGGCCGATGGCCTGCGCGCAGGACATCGGCACAAACGTGGGCTTCATGGGAGATGCTCTCCTGTGGTACGTGTACGCCCGGCGCCAGTTGCCGGTGCGCTCGCGTAGTATAGCACCAAGCGCCCGTAGCGCGGCGCCTAGACAGAATCTCAGCATCAGCAGAACAGGCGGTGCCTGGCATGGAGTTCCAGAACCAGACGGCCATTGTGACGGGAGCGGGCTCCGGCATGGGACGGCTCACCTCCGAGCGGCTGGCGGAGGAAGGCGCGAATGTCGTCGTGGTGGAGGTGAACCCCGAGGCGGCCGAGACCGTCGTCGCCGGCATCCGTGAACGGGGCGGCACGGCCATCGCCTCGGTCACCGATGTGCGCGACTACAGCCAGGTCCAGGCCGCCGTGGCCCTGGCGCTTGACACCTACGGCAGCGTCGAGTTGCTCATCAACTGCGCCGGGGGAGCCTCGGCGCGGGTGTGGGGGCGCTCGGAGGGCTTCACCGACCTGGACATCGAGATCATTGACTGGGGCATAGACGTCAACTTCCGCGCCCCGATCTACTTCGCCCGCGCGGTCCTCGGCCACATGATCGAGCGGCGCAAGGGCGTCATCATCAACATGGGCTCGGTGGAGGGCGTGACTGGTTCGGGCGCGGCCGAATACGGGGCCTCTAAGGCCGGCCTCATGGGGCTCACGCGGTCGCTGGCGCTCCTGGGGGCGCCGCATGGCGTCCGTTCGTGCTGCGTGTCGCCCGGGCCGGTGCTCACGCGCCCGGCGATGGCCAACATGAAGACCCGCCTGGGCCGCGCCGCCGAGCCGGCCGAGATCGTGGACCTGATCCTGTACCTGTGCTCCGACAAGGCGGCCTTCATCACCGGGCAGAACTACACGATAGACGGCGGGCGCAGCATCGGGGGCATGGGCTAGTGCCCCGAGCCTTCAGAGTCGGAGTCGTCAAGGGCACCGCCAAGCCGATACTGGGCCGCCGCAGGTGAACTGACGCGGACGCCAGACCCTACAGGAGTCTCCCTGATGACAGATGACGGCAAGCTGAGCATTCTGGTCATTGGCGCACATCCCGATGACTGCGACCTGCGGTTTGGTGGGACGGCGATGCTGTACCGCGCGCTGGGGCACCAGGTGCGGTTCGTGTCCATGGCCAACGGCGACGCGGGGCACTACTGCGAGGGCGGCGGGCCGCTGGCGCGGCGGCGCTATGCCGAGGCCCAGGCGGCGGCGCGGATCGCCGATGTGCGCTACGACACCATGGACATTCACGACTGCGAGCTGGAGCCCACGGTCGAGAACCGCAAGCTCGTGATCCGGCTCATGCGCGAGGCCCGGGCCGACCTGGTGCTGTGCCACCGCGCGAACGACTACCACTCGGATCACCGCGCCGTGGGGGTGCTGGTGCAGGACGCGGCCTACACCGTCACCGTGCCCAACGTCTGCCCGCTTACCCCGCCGCTGGAACGCTCGCCGGTGGTAGGCTACCTGTTCGATGCCTTCACCGACCCGACACCCTATCGCGCGACCGTGGCGGTGGACATTGATGCCGTCATGGAGCGCAAGATTGACATGGTCGGCTGCCATGTCTCGCAGGTGCACGAGTGGCTGGTGTACGAGAGCATCGGGCTTGAGGGCTACCCCGAGGATGCGGCCGGCCGGCGGGCGCACCTGGCCGACCGGCTGTACGAGCGCTACGCGGAGGTGGCTGACGCCTGCCGCGAGGCCCTGGTGAAGTGTTATGGCCAGGAGCGCGGGAACCGGGTGCGCTGCGCCGAGTCGATCATGATCTCCCAGTATGGCCGGGGCCTGCGCGACGAAGACTGGCCGATCTACTTCCCGTTCCTGCCGCAGTGAGCCGCCGTCCGCCTGTATGGTCGCGGACGAGAGAGGCATGACAATGGGCCGTTCACCAGGCGAGGCGCCCGTCGAGATGACAGGCTACGAGGCGGTGGCGCAGGCACTGTGCCGGCACGACGCGACCGTGTATGGCGTGCCGGGCTTCCCGGCGAGTGAGCTCGGCGAAGCCTGGAGGGCCGCCGCGGGGGCACCGCCCCCCTGGTCCGTCAATGAGCGTGTGGCCTTCGAGATGGCCTTTGGCATCGCGGCGACCGGGCGCAACGCCGCGGTGATCTGCAAGCAGGTCGGCGCGCTGTCGCTGGCCGACTCGCTGGCCAACGCCGCCTCCCACAGCGGGGGCGGCGGCTTGCTGCTGGTGGTCGCCGACGATGTAGGACCGGAGTTCTCGACCATCGAGGCGGACGGACGCCTGCTCGGGGCGGCGCTGCGACTGCCGGTGCTCGATGTGGCCGACCCGGTCTCGGCCGCAGCCGCAGTCGCCGAGGGCTTCCGCCTGTCGGCGCTGGCGCGAGTTCCGGTCACGGTGCGCGCGACGCAGCATGCCCTGCGCCTGAGCGGCATGTGCCCGGAGTTGCCGCAGGTCAACTGCGGGGGCGGACCGATTGAGCGGGCGGTGGTCTCCGGCCTGTCCAAGCGCGGGCGTCATGCGCACTTCTGGGCCACTGTCCAGCCCCTGCTGGCCCGCGAGTTGGGTGCCCTCCTGCCGCCGCTGCCCGTGCCCGAGGGAGACACGGCAGTCGTGGCCTGCGGGTACCCGGCGGTGCTGGCGCAGGGGCTGGACCGGCCGGTGATCGTGTTGCCCTATAGCTGCCCGCTGTCGCCGTGGCCGTGGCTGCTGGAGGCGCTGTCGCCCTATCGTCACCTCCTGGTGGCCGAAGACGGCGCGCCAGTGCTGGAGCGAGAGCTGCTGCAGGTGCTGGCGCCTCAGGGCGCGGCGGCGAAGGTGCGGGGCCGGCTGACTGGCCACCTACCGCCGCTCGGGGCGGTCAGCGCCGACGACCTCACGGCCGCGCTGGCGACGGTCGGCGATCCGGTGGCCACCTGGACGGTGGAGGCGCCGCAGCCACGCACCCACCGCCCCTCCTCTCGACCGGAGAACCCGCTGGTGGCGGCCGTCGGCGCCCTGCGGGAGGAGATGCCCGACCTGCTGCTGAGTGTGGATGTGGGCTCCCCGAACCGCACCAGCGCCTCGGACATGGCGCTGGCGCTGGGAGCGCCCGTGAGCACCGCCGCCGGCGCGGCGCTGGCGGGGCGTCCGTCGCTGGCGGTCCTCGGCGACTACGGCCTGTTCCACTCCGCCTGGTCGGCGCTGCTCGAAGCCGCCGCGCGGCAGGCCCCGCTGGTGACGGTGATCCTGCTCAACCGCGAGATGGAGTTGACCGGCGGGCAGGCCCTGCCCGTGCCCGAGCAGTTGCTGTCGCCCGAGGGTTTCGCACGCCTGCTGGAGGCCTCCGGCCTGGGCCAGCCGCTGTGGTGGCGGCTGCCCCAGCCGTCCGAGGTGCTGCAGCGCCGTCTGCGCGGGTTGGTAGCGGCCCGGCAGTTCCGCGTGGTGGTCGTGGAGGAGGAGAGGTAGGGACGGCGCCCCTCGGCGGCGAAGAGTGGCGCCATGCGACTTGTGTTTCTCGGTACCAGCCACGGCAGTCACACCACCTCCCGCTACAACAGCTCCACCTTGCTCGAAGTCAGCGACAGCCACTATCTCATTGACTGTGGCGAGCCCGCGACCGGCACCCTCGTCCGCTCCCAGATCGGCCTGGAGCGCTTGCGGGCGCTCTTCGTCACTCACCTGCACGCCGACCACGTCGGCGGCCTCGCGCAGCTGACCAACATGCTCGTCAAGCGGAGCGATCCGCCGCAGGTCGT encodes the following:
- a CDS encoding SDR family oxidoreductase, with product MEFQNQTAIVTGAGSGMGRLTSERLAEEGANVVVVEVNPEAAETVVAGIRERGGTAIASVTDVRDYSQVQAAVALALDTYGSVELLINCAGGASARVWGRSEGFTDLDIEIIDWGIDVNFRAPIYFARAVLGHMIERRKGVIINMGSVEGVTGSGAAEYGASKAGLMGLTRSLALLGAPHGVRSCCVSPGPVLTRPAMANMKTRLGRAAEPAEIVDLILYLCSDKAAFITGQNYTIDGGRSIGGMG
- a CDS encoding thiamine pyrophosphate-dependent enzyme encodes the protein MGRSPGEAPVEMTGYEAVAQALCRHDATVYGVPGFPASELGEAWRAAAGAPPPWSVNERVAFEMAFGIAATGRNAAVICKQVGALSLADSLANAASHSGGGGLLLVVADDVGPEFSTIEADGRLLGAALRLPVLDVADPVSAAAAVAEGFRLSALARVPVTVRATQHALRLSGMCPELPQVNCGGGPIERAVVSGLSKRGRHAHFWATVQPLLARELGALLPPLPVPEGDTAVVACGYPAVLAQGLDRPVIVLPYSCPLSPWPWLLEALSPYRHLLVAEDGAPVLERELLQVLAPQGAAAKVRGRLTGHLPPLGAVSADDLTAALATVGDPVATWTVEAPQPRTHRPSSRPENPLVAAVGALREEMPDLLLSVDVGSPNRTSASDMALALGAPVSTAAGAALAGRPSLAVLGDYGLFHSAWSALLEAAARQAPLVTVILLNREMELTGGQALPVPEQLLSPEGFARLLEASGLGQPLWWRLPQPSEVLQRRLRGLVAARQFRVVVVEEER
- a CDS encoding PIG-L family deacetylase; protein product: MTDDGKLSILVIGAHPDDCDLRFGGTAMLYRALGHQVRFVSMANGDAGHYCEGGGPLARRRYAEAQAAARIADVRYDTMDIHDCELEPTVENRKLVIRLMREARADLVLCHRANDYHSDHRAVGVLVQDAAYTVTVPNVCPLTPPLERSPVVGYLFDAFTDPTPYRATVAVDIDAVMERKIDMVGCHVSQVHEWLVYESIGLEGYPEDAAGRRAHLADRLYERYAEVADACREALVKCYGQERGNRVRCAESIMISQYGRGLRDEDWPIYFPFLPQ